ATCGCAGGTCTCCTCTTTGTTGTAGAAGAAGTCTATCATCATTTTTCCCGCTTTTTCTGGGTCTCAACTCTAGCAGCCAGTCTCGTAGCAAACTTTGTCTCACTACTCATATTCGGCCTAACACCCGTACTAGATATGCCAGACAACATTCCTCTCATGACCCTAGACCAGTATTGGATATACCTCCTTATGGGAGTTTTTCTCGGGCTTTCTGCTTTTCTCTATGAGAAAGCTGTACTCAATATTGGTCGAATTTATGACTGGATTGGTCAAAAAATCCATTTGGATAAAGCTTATTATCCAATCCTAGCCTTTATCCTTATCATACCAGTCGGGATTTTCTTGCCACAAATTCTTGGTGGTGGAAATCAGCTGGTTCTTTCCTTAACTGAGCAAAATTTTAATTTCCAAGTTCTATTAGCTTACTTTTTGATTCGCTTTGTTTGGAGCATGATTAGTTATGGAAGTGGTCTCTCAGGAGGAATTTTCCTACCCATTTTGGCGCTTGGTTCCTTACTTGGTGCCCTAGTCGGTGTCATTTGTGTCAATCTTGGGCTTGTCAGTCAGGAGCAATTCCCTATATTTGTCATTCTGGGAATGAGTGGCTACTTTGGAGCAATATCTAAAGCTCCCTTAACCGCTATGATTCTGGTAACCGAAATGGTAGGTGACATTCGCAATCTCATGCCACTGGGCTTAGTGACCTTAGTCGCCTACATCGTCATGGATCTGCTCAAGGGGGCACCAGTCTATGAGGCCATGCTTGAAAAAATGCTACCAGAAGAAGCAACAGACGAAGGAGAAGTCACCCTCATAGAAATCCCTGTGTCTGACAAAATCGCTGGAAAACAGGTTCACGAACTCAACTTGCCACATAACGTACTCATTACCACCCAAGTCCATAATGGCAAGAGCCAAACAGTTAACGGCTCAACTAGAATGTATCTGGGTGATATGATTCACCTGGTGATTCCAAAAAGTGAAATTGGAAAAGTCAAAGATTTGTTGTTGTAAGTTCTGTTTACATAATTTATTTTACGTAAAACATTATCGAAAGGATTCTCTATGAAAAGAAATAAGGCAATTGCGGTATATTTGCTAGGCACATTTAGCCAGTTAGTATCAGTTTGTCTCCTTTTCTTTCTCTTGAATCATTTTTCTGTTCAGTCCAATAATCTATTATCTATTTTAGGAATCTTTCTAGGTGGCATTTCTTCAGCTCTTTGGGGAATAATTGTTGCAAATCACTATTTTCATATTCATTTTAAGAAGATTGTAAACGATTTTTTTTAGCATTCATACCAGTTATAAACACTATTTATTATCTTTTTTCCTTATTGTCCTTGATTTTTCTTTTCTAATGTTTGGTGGGAAAATAGTAGAATTTAGCTGGTATCTCCCGTTTTTGATGTTCTTCAAATTTATTGTCTTTGGTGGTATAGAAGAGATTGGATGGCGATATGTCTTTCAACCAATTTTACAAGAGAAGCTACCGTATTTTCCCTCAACAATCCTAACCTTTTTCAGCTGGGCGATTTGGCATCTGTTGTTCTTTTACATTGATGGTTCCCTAGCAACTCTGCAAATTCTACCGTTTTTATTTGGATTGCTGACGAATTCTTTCATACTCTCAGCTCTATATAACAAAACAAAGAATCTCTGGATTTGCGTTATGACACATTCGATCATTAATGTCTTGTCTCAGATAACCATAGACACTGATCGATCCGAAACCTACCTGCTTAAAATCTTCATCATCTTGGTATCCTGCTATATGGTAATACATAAAAAAGATGAGTATAGTCGGTAGCTGATTTTGTTGGAAACAGTATTATTCTTTGGAAAAGTTATTTGCTAAGGAGGATATACATCATAATGAAAATACTCGATGTTTTATATAATTTTTATGGTGATTTTGATTTCATTGAAGAAAAATACAATGAAAAATACGAAGGTATTCTTATCAATATAAAGGAAGAGCAAGGGTATAAAAGATGCCGCTTGGCAAAAAGAACACCAAAAAAAGAAGGATATTTTACAGTTTTTTGGAAAAAGACCAAAACAACAAGAACATTCCTTATACCAATGAGGATTTAGGAAATGAACTTATAATCGTTATCATTGATAATGATAAGAGGGGACTATTCATTATTCCAAACGAGGTGGCTATTCGTAAAAACATTCTGTCGACAAAAGATAGCAATGGAAAAATGTCTATGCGATTTTATCCTCCTTGGTGCTCAAATTTAAATACAACAGCTCGAGCAACACAAAAATGGCAATTTCAATATTTTAGAGAAATTAAAGTATAAACATATTGCCGGATTACATACACACAAAAGACCTGTTTCTTATGATTGCAGAATCAGGTCTTTGTTTTTTCTAGAATCCATCAAACACTTATAACGTCTTTCCGAAAAACTATAATTTTCTTGAAAAATATATAAGTCTATGCTATACTACTAGTAGACCTAATTATGGAGAAAATACATGAAACGTGAGATTTTACTGGAACGGATCGACAAACTAAAACAAATCATGCCCTGGTATGTTCTGGAATACTATCAATCAAAGCTTGCTGTTCCCTACAGTTTTACAACTCTGTACGAATACCTCAAGGAATACGATCGATTTTTCAGCTGGGTTTTAGAGTCTGGAATTTCAAATGCTGATAAAATGTCTGACATTCCTTTATCGGTCTTGGAAAATATGTCTAAAAAAGACATGGAATCCTTTATTCTTTATCTACGTGAACGTCCATTGCTGAATGCTAATACAACCAAGCAAGGTGTCTCTCAGACGACCATCAATCGGACCTTGTCAGCACTTTCCAGTCTTTACAAGTATCTGACCGAGGAAGTTGAAAACGACCAAGGAGAGCCTTATTTCTATCGTAATGTAATGAAGAAAGTTTCAACCAAGAAAAAGAAAGAAACTCTTGCTGCCAGAGCTGAAAACATCAAGCAAAAACTCTTTCTAGGTGATGAAACAGAAGGTTTTCTAACCTATATCGACCAGGAGTACCCACAACAGCTCTCAAATCGCGCTCTCTCATCATTTAATAAGAATAAAGAACGTGATTTGGCTATTATTGCCCTTCTCTTGGCGTCTGGTGTCCGCTTATCTGAAGCTGTTAATCTGGATCTAAGAGACCTTAATCTCAAAATGATGGTTATCGATGTCACTCGAAAAGGGGGTAAACGAGACTCGGTCAATGTCGCTGCCTTTGCTAAGCCTTACCTAGAGAATTATCTCGCCATTCGAAATCAACGCTATAAGACGGAAAAGACGGATACAGCTCTCTTTTTGACACTCTATCGAGGTGTTCCCAATCGTATTGATGCTTCTAGCGTTGAAAAGATGGTTGCTAAGTACTCTGAGGACTTTAAAGTCCGTGTAACTCCCCACAAACTCCGCCATACCTTAGCAACCAGGCTCTATGATGCAACTAAATCTCAAGTTTTGGTCAGCCATCAGCTAGGACATGCCAGTACACAAGTCACTGACCTCTATACCCACATTGTCAATGATGAACAAAAGAATGCTTTGGATAGCTTATAAAATACATAAAATTATTTATGTAAAATATAACTCATAAAAAGAAGCTGGTCAAACAACCAACTTCTTTTCTTTTTATCCCACTACTGCTTCAGCGATTTCTTCACGGCTAATACCAGCAAAGTAGCGTGTAATATCAATAGTTTCTAGAGCTTTAAGAACATCCTCACGTTCGTATTTCACTCCACGAAGGACATCTTCTACTGCAGCAACGTCCTCGATACCAAAGAAGTCACCATAAATTTTGATGTCTTGGATTTTTGATTCAAGAACATTGGCAAAGACTTCTACCTTACCACTAGTGAATTTTGTTCCACGACGGACGTTAAACTCAGGTGATTTGCCGTAGTTCCAGTCCCAAGTACCAAACTTTGTATCCTTGATGCGATTGATTTCAGCCAATTCTTCCTCAGAAAAAACGTATTCAGTCATCTCTGGGTACTCTTTTTTCATGTATTCCAATAGTAAATCACGGAATTCTTCAACTGTGATTTTTTCTGGTAATTCATTGACAATATTGGTTACACGGGCACGGACAGATTTCACACCTTTTGATTCAAATTTATCTTTTGAAACCTTGAGGGCGTTAGCAAGGACTGACAAATCAACGTCAAAGAGCAAGCAACCGTGGTGCATGATACGCCCATTGATATAGGCTTGGGCATTGCCACAGAATTTCTTACCTTCAATCTCAAGGTCATTACGGCCTGTAAACTCAGCTTTAACACCGAGTTGAGCCAAGGTATTGATAACTGGAGTTGAAAAACTCTTAAAGTCAAAGGCCTTGTTTTCATCTTCTTTTGAAATGATGGTGTAGTTGAGATTGTTCAGATCGTGATAAACAGCTCCACCACCACTGATACGGCGGACTACCTCAATGCCATTTGCACGGACATAATCACGGTTGATTTCTTCGATAGTATTCTGGTGACGACCAACAATGATAGAAGGTTTGTTAATCCAAAGTAGGAAGATTTGATCCTCATCCAAAAGGTGTTTAAAGGCATATTCTTCCAAGGCGATATTAAAAGCAGTGTCGTTTGAATGATTGATAATGTATTTCATAGTATTTCCAAAAATTTAGTTTTTAAATTCTGTTCATAGCAATCCAATTTTCTAAAGTGGTAAAAAGAAATGTAACGTGTTATCGTTACATTTCTCGGAAAAATTGAGACAAGAGGCTCAATTTTTAGGCATGGAACTCTAATAGAGGTCGCTGCCGTCCGTACTACTTTAAGAAAATTTAGTTGAAAATCTTATTTATTTTTTCTTAGGTGAATGGATAGCCATTCCTAGAACATCCGCAAATGCTTCGTACATCACTTCAGAGTAGGTTGGGTGTCCGTGGATGGTCTTCAGCATTTCCTCAACAGTGATTTCCATTTCGATAATGCTTGATGCCTCGTTAATCAATTCTGCGGCTGCAGGACCAATGATGTGCACACCAAGGATTTCCCCGTATTTCTTATCTGCAATGACTTTTACGAAACCTTGAGCAGCATCCGATGCAATGGCACGACCGTTGGCTGCAAAGTTGAATTTACCGATTGCAACATCGTATTTCTCACGTGCTTGTTCTTCAGTCAGACCTACTGCTGCTACTTCAGGGAGAGTGTAGATAGCTGCTGGAGTCAAGTTCAATTTAGCAACAGCATGGTTTCCTTTGAGGGCATTTTCAGCAGCAACTTCCCCCATACGGAAGGCTGCGTGCGCCAACATTTTAGTACCGTTGATGTCACCTGGTGCGTAGATTCCAGGAACAGAAGTTTCCATGTACTCATTGACCTTAATACGACCACGATCCAATTCAAACTCAACATCGCCAATTCCTTCAAGGTCTGGTACACGACCGATTGAAAGAAGAGCTTTGCTAGCGATGATATCGTCTTTTCCTTCAACCTTGATACGAAGTTGACCATTTTCTTCGATGATTTCTTGCAATTTTGTACCTGTCAAGATAGTCATACCTTTACGCTCAAGAATCAAGCGAAGATTCTTAGACACTTCCGCATCCATAGCTGGAACGATACGGTCCATCATTTCGATAACAGTTACTTTTGAACCAAATGTCATGAATGCTTGGCCGAGTTCGATACCGACAACCCCACCACCGATGATTACGAGGCTTTCTGGTACTTCGTTCATTTCAAGAATGTCATCACTGGTCATGACAAGTGGAGATTCCATACCAGGAACGTTGATCTTGCTGACTTTTGAACCACCGGCAAGGATAATTTTCTTGGTTTCAAGCAATTCAGAACCATTTACCAAGACATTCTTATCTTTAGTGATTGTACCAATTCCCTTATGAACAGTAACTCCGTAACTACGAAGAAGACCTGCAACACCACCAACCAAAGTATTGACAACCTTAGATTTTGTCTCTAAAAGTTTATCCATATCTACAGTGAAGTTTGGATTTTCGATGACGATACCTCGGTTTGCTGCATGACCGATATTTTCGATGATTTCAGCATTGTGAAGGTAGGTCTTGGTTGGGATACAGCCACGGTTCAAACACGTTCCACCGAGTTCAGATTTCTCAACAAGGGCAACCTTCCCACCGAGTTGGGCAGCTTTAATGGCTGCAACATAACCAGCAGGACCTCCACCAATCACAACGATATCAAAGGCATCATCGCTCTTACCATCGTCGTTTGAGGCACTAGCTGCAGGTGCAGGTTTTGATTCTGGCGCAGCTGCTCCAGCTGTTGGGATGTTTTCCCCTTCTTCTCCAAGGTAACCGATAACTTCAGTTACAGGGACAGTTTCACCATCTCCTTTAAGGATGGCAATCAAGTATCCATCTTCTTCGGCTTCCAATTCCATGCTGACTTTGTCAGTCATGATTTCCAAAAGGATTTCTCCTTCTTTTACAAATTCACCGACTTTTTTATTCCATTGGACAATTTGTCCTTCTGTCATATCTACGCCGGCTTTTGGCATAATTACTTCTAAGGCCATGTCTTACTTCCTTCTAAATCTCTAAAATAACAATAGCTGACTTAAACCAACATTGAGATCGGATTCTCAATCAAGGCTTTCAAGTCTTTCATAAACTTAGCACCAGCCATACCATCTACAACACGGTGGTCAATAGTTAAACCAAGGCTCATGATAGGACGAATATCAACTTCGCCATTAACAACGACAGGTTTCTCTACTGTTGAGCTCACACCCAAGATAGCAGAGTTTGGCTGATTGATGATTGGCCCAAAGGACTGAACGCCAAACATTCCCAAGTTACTAATTGTGAAGGTTGAGTTTTGTAACTCACTTGGAGCCAATTTGCCATCCAAGGTACGACCAATGACATCCTTAAAGGCTACAACCAACTCTGACAAGCTCATTTTTTCAGCATTGTAAACAACTGGTGTCATCAATCCGTTATCCATCCCAACCGCCATCGCAAGGTTGACATAGTTATGAGTGATAATGGTCTTGCCGTCTTCTGTCAATGAAGCATTGATGTATGGGTGTTTCATCAATGTTTTCACAACAGCGAGTGAAAGAAGGTCTGTTACAGTAGTCTTCTTACCAGTCGCTTCCATAATTGGCTCAAGAACCTTCTTACGAAGAGCCAACATTTCTGACATATCGACATCGTAGTTGAGTGTGAAAGTTGGCGCAGTTAGGTAAGATTCAACCATACGTTGCGCGATAACCTTACGCATTGGTGTCATTGGAATACGCTCAATCTCACCATAAGGAGTGATATTGTCTGGAACTTCTTCCACTTTTTCGATTTGAGCAGGAG
This window of the Streptococcus sp. D7B5 genome carries:
- a CDS encoding ClC family H(+)/Cl(-) exchange transporter, giving the protein MEEQSETLSSKKEFAFASSTILSQVGRGVIVGLVVGLIVGSFRFLIEKGFHLIQGLYQDQAHLVRNLFIIGLFYLIVCWLSAKLTRSEKDIKGSGIPQVEAELKGLMSLNWWSVLWKKYVLGILAIASGLMLGREGPSIQLGAVGGKGIAKWLKSSPVEERSLIASGAAAGLAAAFNAPIAGLLFVVEEVYHHFSRFFWVSTLAASLVANFVSLLIFGLTPVLDMPDNIPLMTLDQYWIYLLMGVFLGLSAFLYEKAVLNIGRIYDWIGQKIHLDKAYYPILAFILIIPVGIFLPQILGGGNQLVLSLTEQNFNFQVLLAYFLIRFVWSMISYGSGLSGGIFLPILALGSLLGALVGVICVNLGLVSQEQFPIFVILGMSGYFGAISKAPLTAMILVTEMVGDIRNLMPLGLVTLVAYIVMDLLKGAPVYEAMLEKMLPEEATDEGEVTLIEIPVSDKIAGKQVHELNLPHNVLITTQVHNGKSQTVNGSTRMYLGDMIHLVIPKSEIGKVKDLLL
- the xerS gene encoding tyrosine recombinase XerS, which produces MKREILLERIDKLKQIMPWYVLEYYQSKLAVPYSFTTLYEYLKEYDRFFSWVLESGISNADKMSDIPLSVLENMSKKDMESFILYLRERPLLNANTTKQGVSQTTINRTLSALSSLYKYLTEEVENDQGEPYFYRNVMKKVSTKKKKETLAARAENIKQKLFLGDETEGFLTYIDQEYPQQLSNRALSSFNKNKERDLAIIALLLASGVRLSEAVNLDLRDLNLKMMVIDVTRKGGKRDSVNVAAFAKPYLENYLAIRNQRYKTEKTDTALFLTLYRGVPNRIDASSVEKMVAKYSEDFKVRVTPHKLRHTLATRLYDATKSQVLVSHQLGHASTQVTDLYTHIVNDEQKNALDSL
- a CDS encoding lipoate--protein ligase — translated: MKYIINHSNDTAFNIALEEYAFKHLLDEDQIFLLWINKPSIIVGRHQNTIEEINRDYVRANGIEVVRRISGGGAVYHDLNNLNYTIISKEDENKAFDFKSFSTPVINTLAQLGVKAEFTGRNDLEIEGKKFCGNAQAYINGRIMHHGCLLFDVDLSVLANALKVSKDKFESKGVKSVRARVTNIVNELPEKITVEEFRDLLLEYMKKEYPEMTEYVFSEEELAEINRIKDTKFGTWDWNYGKSPEFNVRRGTKFTSGKVEVFANVLESKIQDIKIYGDFFGIEDVAAVEDVLRGVKYEREDVLKALETIDITRYFAGISREEIAEAVVG
- the lpdA gene encoding dihydrolipoyl dehydrogenase, with the protein product MALEVIMPKAGVDMTEGQIVQWNKKVGEFVKEGEILLEIMTDKVSMELEAEEDGYLIAILKGDGETVPVTEVIGYLGEEGENIPTAGAAAPESKPAPAASASNDDGKSDDAFDIVVIGGGPAGYVAAIKAAQLGGKVALVEKSELGGTCLNRGCIPTKTYLHNAEIIENIGHAANRGIVIENPNFTVDMDKLLETKSKVVNTLVGGVAGLLRSYGVTVHKGIGTITKDKNVLVNGSELLETKKIILAGGSKVSKINVPGMESPLVMTSDDILEMNEVPESLVIIGGGVVGIELGQAFMTFGSKVTVIEMMDRIVPAMDAEVSKNLRLILERKGMTILTGTKLQEIIEENGQLRIKVEGKDDIIASKALLSIGRVPDLEGIGDVEFELDRGRIKVNEYMETSVPGIYAPGDINGTKMLAHAAFRMGEVAAENALKGNHAVAKLNLTPAAIYTLPEVAAVGLTEEQAREKYDVAIGKFNFAANGRAIASDAAQGFVKVIADKKYGEILGVHIIGPAAAELINEASSIIEMEITVEEMLKTIHGHPTYSEVMYEAFADVLGMAIHSPKKK
- a CDS encoding dihydrolipoamide acetyltransferase, producing the protein MADDKLRATPAARKLADDLGINLYDVSGSGANGRVHKEDVETYKDTNVVRISPLAKRIALEHNIAWQEIQGTGHRGKIMKKDVLALLPENIENDTIKSPAQIEKVEEVPDNITPYGEIERIPMTPMRKVIAQRMVESYLTAPTFTLNYDVDMSEMLALRKKVLEPIMEATGKKTTVTDLLSLAVVKTLMKHPYINASLTEDGKTIITHNYVNLAMAVGMDNGLMTPVVYNAEKMSLSELVVAFKDVIGRTLDGKLAPSELQNSTFTISNLGMFGVQSFGPIINQPNSAILGVSSTVEKPVVVNGEVDIRPIMSLGLTIDHRVVDGMAGAKFMKDLKALIENPISMLV